Proteins encoded by one window of Manis pentadactyla isolate mManPen7 chromosome X, mManPen7.hap1, whole genome shotgun sequence:
- the GRIPAP1 gene encoding GRIP1-associated protein 1 isoform X1: MAQALSEEEFQRMQAQLLELRTNNYQLSDELRKNGVELTSLRQKVAYLDKEFNKAQKALSKSKKAQEVEGLLSENEMLQAKLHSQEEDFRLQNSTLMAEFSKLCSQMEHLEQENQQLKDGAAGAGAAQAVGLVDGELLRLQAENTALQKNVAALQERYEKEAGKSPTANEGQGDPPGSPAPTVLSPMPLAEVELKWEMEKEEKRLLWEQLQGLESLKQAETSRLQEELAKLSEKLKKKQESFCRLQTEKEMLFNDSRNKIEELQQRKEADLKAQLAQTQKLQQELEAANQSLVELRDQCQGERLEHAAALRALQDKVSIQSADAQEHVEGLLAENSALRTSLAALEQIQTAKTQELNVLWEQNTGLTAELQQRQTEYEDLMGQKDDLNSQLQESLRANSRLLEQLQEVGQEKEQLTQELQEARKSAEKRKAMLDELAMETLQEKSQHKEELGAVRLQHEKEVLGVRARYERELRELHEDKKRQEEELRGQIREEKARAQELENLQQTVEELQVQVHSMNGAKGWYERRLKEAEESLQQQQQDQERALKQCREQHASELKSKEEELLGLQDQLQQAQEERDSHLETISNLKQEVKDTVDGQRILEKKGSAALKDLKRQLHLERKRADKLQERLQDILTNSKSRSGLEELVLSEMNSPSRTQTGDSSSISSFSYREILREKESSTVPARSLSSSPQAQPPRPTELSDEEVAELFQRLAEMQQEKWMLEEKVKHLEVSSASMAEDLCRKSAIIETYVMDSRIDVSVAAGHTDRSGLGSVLRDLVKPGDENLREMNKKLQNMLEEQLTKNMHLHKDIEVLSQEIVRLSKECVGSPGPDLQPGGAS; this comes from the exons GCTCAGCTCCTGGAACTCCGGACAAATAACTACCAGCTTTCAGATGAACTAcggaagaatggtgttg AACTCACCAGTCTTCGACAGAAGGTTGCCTACCTGGATAAGGAGTTCAACAAAGCTCAGAAG GCACTGAGCAAGAGCAAGAAAGCTCAG GAAGTCGAGGGACTGCTGAGTGAAAATGAGATGCTGCAGGCAAAGCTGCACAGCCAGGAGGAAGACTTCCGTTTGCAGAACAGCACGCTTATGGCTGAGTTCAGcaag TTGTGCAGCCAGATGGAACATCTGGAGCAAGAGAACCAGCAGCTGAAGGATGGCGCTGCCGGGGCAGGGGCTGCCCAAGCTGTGGGCCTCGTGGATGGCGAACTGCTGAGACTGCAGGCGGAGAACACAGCCTTGCAGAAGAATGTGGCAG CCCTGCAGGAGCGCTATGAGAAAGAAGCTGGAAAATCCCCAACTGCCAATGAGGGCCAAGGGGAtcccccagggagcccagcacccaCTGTCCTGTCCCCCATGCCTTTGGCAGAAGTGGAACTGAAAtgggaaatggaaaaggaagaaaagaggttGCTTTGGGAACAACTACAAGGCTTGGAG AGCTTGAAGCAGGCTGAAACATCCAGGCTGCAGGAAGAACTTGCTAAG CTctctgaaaaactgaaaaagaaacaagaaag TTTTTGCCGTCTGCAGACAGAAAAGGAGATGCTGTTCAACGACAGCCG GAATAAGATTGAGGAGTTACAACAGCGGAAGGAAGCTGATCTCAAAGCCCAGTTGGCTCAAACTCAGAAGCTACAGCAAGAACTTGAGGCTGCCAATCAG AGCTTGGTAGAGCTGAGAGATCAGTGTCAGGGGGAACGCCTGGAGCATGCAGCAGCTCTACGAGCCCTACAAGATAAG GTGTCCATCCAGAGCGCAGATGCACAGGAACACGTGGAAGGACTTTTAGCAGAGAACAGTGCCTTGAGGACTAGCCTGGCTGCCCTGGAGCAG ATCCAAACAGCAAAGACGCAAGAACTGAACGTGCTCTGGGAACAGAATACTGGGCTGACAGCTGAGTTGCAGCAGCGGCAAACAGAGTATGAGGACCTCATGGGACAGAAAGATGACCTCAACTCCCAGCTGCAG GAGTCATTACGGGCCAATAGTCGGCTGCTGGAACAACTTCAAGAAGTCGGGCAGGAGAAGGAGCAGTTGACTCAGGAGCTACAGGAGGCTCGGAAG AGTGCTGAGAAGCGGAAAGCCATGCTGGATGAGCTAGCAATGGAGACACTGCAGGAGAAGTCCCAGCACAAGGAAGAGCTGGGAGCGGTCCGACTACAGCATGAGAAGGAGGTGCTGGGGGTGCGCGCCCGCTATGAGCGTGAGCTCCGAGAGCTGCATGAAGACAAGAAACGTCAGGAGGAGGAGCTCCGTGGGCAGATCCGTGAAGAGAAG GCCCGAGCTCAGGAGCTGGAGAATCTCCAGCAGACAGTGGAGGAACTTCAAGTTCAGGTACACTCTATGAATGGAGCCAAGGGCTGGTATGAACGGCGCTTGAAGGAAGCAGAA GAATCTCtacagcagcagcagcaagaCCAAGAGAGAGCCCTCAAACAGTGTCGGGAGCAGCATGCCAGTGAGCTGAAG AGCAAGGAGGAGGAGTTATTGGGTCTGCAGGATCAGCTCCAGCAGGCCCAGGAGGAGCGGGACAGCCACCTGGAAACCATCAGCAACCTGAAGCAG GAGGTGAAGGATACCGTGGATGGACAGCGAATCTTGGAGAAGAAGGGCAGTGCTGCG CTCAAGGACCTCAAGAGGCAGCTACACCTGGAGCGGAAACGGGCGGATAAGCTGCAGGAGCGGCTGCAGGACATCCTCACTAATAGCAAGAGCCGCTCTG GCCTTGAGGAGCTGGTTCTCTCAGAGATGAACTCACCAAGCCGGACCCAGACTGGAGACAGCAGTAGCATCTCCTCCTTCAGCTATCGGGAGATCTTGCGGGAAAAGGAGAGTTCAACTGTTCCAGCCAGG TCCTTGTCCAGCAGCCCTCAGGCCCAGCCGCCAAGGCCCACAGAGCTGTCAGATGAGGAAGTGGCTGAGCTCTTTCAGCGCCTGGCTGAGATGCAGCAGGAGAAGTGGATGCTGGAGGAGAAG GTGAAGCACCTGGAGGTGAGCAGTGCCTCCATGGCAGAAGACCTCTGCCGGAAGAGTGCCATCATTGAGACCTATGTCATGGACAGCCGGATAG ATGTGTCTGTGGCAGCAGGCCACACAGACCGCAGCGGGCTGGGCAGCGTCCTGAGAGACCTAGTGAAGCCAGGTGATGAGAACCTTCGGGAGATGAACAAGAAGCTGCAGAACATGCTAGAGGAGCAGCTCACCAAGAATATGCACTTGCACAAG GACATCGAAGTTCTGTCCCAGGAAATTGTGCGGCTCAGCAAGGAGTGTGTCGGGTCCCCTGGCCCAGACCTACAACCTGGAGGAGCCAGCTAA
- the GRIPAP1 gene encoding GRIP1-associated protein 1 isoform X3, with protein MLQAKLHSQEEDFRLQNSTLMAEFSKLCSQMEHLEQENQQLKDGAAGAGAAQAVGLVDGELLRLQAENTALQKNVAALQERYEKEAGKSPTANEGQGDPPGSPAPTVLSPMPLAEVELKWEMEKEEKRLLWEQLQGLESLKQAETSRLQEELAKLSEKLKKKQESFCRLQTEKEMLFNDSRNKIEELQQRKEADLKAQLAQTQKLQQELEAANQSLVELRDQCQGERLEHAAALRALQDKVSIQSADAQEHVEGLLAENSALRTSLAALEQIQTAKTQELNVLWEQNTGLTAELQQRQTEYEDLMGQKDDLNSQLQESLRANSRLLEQLQEVGQEKEQLTQELQEARKSAEKRKAMLDELAMETLQEKSQHKEELGAVRLQHEKEVLGVRARYERELRELHEDKKRQEEELRGQIREEKARAQELENLQQTVEELQVQVHSMNGAKGWYERRLKEAEESLQQQQQDQERALKQCREQHASELKSKEEELLGLQDQLQQAQEERDSHLETISNLKQEVKDTVDGQRILEKKGSAALKDLKRQLHLERKRADKLQERLQDILTNSKSRSGLEELVLSEMNSPSRTQTGDSSSISSFSYREILREKESSTVPARSLSSSPQAQPPRPTELSDEEVAELFQRLAEMQQEKWMLEEKVKHLEVSSASMAEDLCRKSAIIETYVMDSRIDVSVAAGHTDRSGLGSVLRDLVKPGDENLREMNKKLQNMLEEQLTKNMHLHKDIEVLSQEIVRLSKECVGSPGPDLQPGGAS; from the exons ATGCTGCAGGCAAAGCTGCACAGCCAGGAGGAAGACTTCCGTTTGCAGAACAGCACGCTTATGGCTGAGTTCAGcaag TTGTGCAGCCAGATGGAACATCTGGAGCAAGAGAACCAGCAGCTGAAGGATGGCGCTGCCGGGGCAGGGGCTGCCCAAGCTGTGGGCCTCGTGGATGGCGAACTGCTGAGACTGCAGGCGGAGAACACAGCCTTGCAGAAGAATGTGGCAG CCCTGCAGGAGCGCTATGAGAAAGAAGCTGGAAAATCCCCAACTGCCAATGAGGGCCAAGGGGAtcccccagggagcccagcacccaCTGTCCTGTCCCCCATGCCTTTGGCAGAAGTGGAACTGAAAtgggaaatggaaaaggaagaaaagaggttGCTTTGGGAACAACTACAAGGCTTGGAG AGCTTGAAGCAGGCTGAAACATCCAGGCTGCAGGAAGAACTTGCTAAG CTctctgaaaaactgaaaaagaaacaagaaag TTTTTGCCGTCTGCAGACAGAAAAGGAGATGCTGTTCAACGACAGCCG GAATAAGATTGAGGAGTTACAACAGCGGAAGGAAGCTGATCTCAAAGCCCAGTTGGCTCAAACTCAGAAGCTACAGCAAGAACTTGAGGCTGCCAATCAG AGCTTGGTAGAGCTGAGAGATCAGTGTCAGGGGGAACGCCTGGAGCATGCAGCAGCTCTACGAGCCCTACAAGATAAG GTGTCCATCCAGAGCGCAGATGCACAGGAACACGTGGAAGGACTTTTAGCAGAGAACAGTGCCTTGAGGACTAGCCTGGCTGCCCTGGAGCAG ATCCAAACAGCAAAGACGCAAGAACTGAACGTGCTCTGGGAACAGAATACTGGGCTGACAGCTGAGTTGCAGCAGCGGCAAACAGAGTATGAGGACCTCATGGGACAGAAAGATGACCTCAACTCCCAGCTGCAG GAGTCATTACGGGCCAATAGTCGGCTGCTGGAACAACTTCAAGAAGTCGGGCAGGAGAAGGAGCAGTTGACTCAGGAGCTACAGGAGGCTCGGAAG AGTGCTGAGAAGCGGAAAGCCATGCTGGATGAGCTAGCAATGGAGACACTGCAGGAGAAGTCCCAGCACAAGGAAGAGCTGGGAGCGGTCCGACTACAGCATGAGAAGGAGGTGCTGGGGGTGCGCGCCCGCTATGAGCGTGAGCTCCGAGAGCTGCATGAAGACAAGAAACGTCAGGAGGAGGAGCTCCGTGGGCAGATCCGTGAAGAGAAG GCCCGAGCTCAGGAGCTGGAGAATCTCCAGCAGACAGTGGAGGAACTTCAAGTTCAGGTACACTCTATGAATGGAGCCAAGGGCTGGTATGAACGGCGCTTGAAGGAAGCAGAA GAATCTCtacagcagcagcagcaagaCCAAGAGAGAGCCCTCAAACAGTGTCGGGAGCAGCATGCCAGTGAGCTGAAG AGCAAGGAGGAGGAGTTATTGGGTCTGCAGGATCAGCTCCAGCAGGCCCAGGAGGAGCGGGACAGCCACCTGGAAACCATCAGCAACCTGAAGCAG GAGGTGAAGGATACCGTGGATGGACAGCGAATCTTGGAGAAGAAGGGCAGTGCTGCG CTCAAGGACCTCAAGAGGCAGCTACACCTGGAGCGGAAACGGGCGGATAAGCTGCAGGAGCGGCTGCAGGACATCCTCACTAATAGCAAGAGCCGCTCTG GCCTTGAGGAGCTGGTTCTCTCAGAGATGAACTCACCAAGCCGGACCCAGACTGGAGACAGCAGTAGCATCTCCTCCTTCAGCTATCGGGAGATCTTGCGGGAAAAGGAGAGTTCAACTGTTCCAGCCAGG TCCTTGTCCAGCAGCCCTCAGGCCCAGCCGCCAAGGCCCACAGAGCTGTCAGATGAGGAAGTGGCTGAGCTCTTTCAGCGCCTGGCTGAGATGCAGCAGGAGAAGTGGATGCTGGAGGAGAAG GTGAAGCACCTGGAGGTGAGCAGTGCCTCCATGGCAGAAGACCTCTGCCGGAAGAGTGCCATCATTGAGACCTATGTCATGGACAGCCGGATAG ATGTGTCTGTGGCAGCAGGCCACACAGACCGCAGCGGGCTGGGCAGCGTCCTGAGAGACCTAGTGAAGCCAGGTGATGAGAACCTTCGGGAGATGAACAAGAAGCTGCAGAACATGCTAGAGGAGCAGCTCACCAAGAATATGCACTTGCACAAG GACATCGAAGTTCTGTCCCAGGAAATTGTGCGGCTCAGCAAGGAGTGTGTCGGGTCCCCTGGCCCAGACCTACAACCTGGAGGAGCCAGCTAA
- the GRIPAP1 gene encoding GRIP1-associated protein 1 isoform X2 has protein sequence MVGGALVRAQLLELRTNNYQLSDELRKNGVELTSLRQKVAYLDKEFNKAQKALSKSKKAQEVEGLLSENEMLQAKLHSQEEDFRLQNSTLMAEFSKLCSQMEHLEQENQQLKDGAAGAGAAQAVGLVDGELLRLQAENTALQKNVAALQERYEKEAGKSPTANEGQGDPPGSPAPTVLSPMPLAEVELKWEMEKEEKRLLWEQLQGLESLKQAETSRLQEELAKLSEKLKKKQESFCRLQTEKEMLFNDSRNKIEELQQRKEADLKAQLAQTQKLQQELEAANQSLVELRDQCQGERLEHAAALRALQDKVSIQSADAQEHVEGLLAENSALRTSLAALEQIQTAKTQELNVLWEQNTGLTAELQQRQTEYEDLMGQKDDLNSQLQESLRANSRLLEQLQEVGQEKEQLTQELQEARKSAEKRKAMLDELAMETLQEKSQHKEELGAVRLQHEKEVLGVRARYERELRELHEDKKRQEEELRGQIREEKARAQELENLQQTVEELQVQVHSMNGAKGWYERRLKEAEESLQQQQQDQERALKQCREQHASELKSKEEELLGLQDQLQQAQEERDSHLETISNLKQEVKDTVDGQRILEKKGSAALKDLKRQLHLERKRADKLQERLQDILTNSKSRSGLEELVLSEMNSPSRTQTGDSSSISSFSYREILREKESSTVPARSLSSSPQAQPPRPTELSDEEVAELFQRLAEMQQEKWMLEEKVKHLEVSSASMAEDLCRKSAIIETYVMDSRIDVSVAAGHTDRSGLGSVLRDLVKPGDENLREMNKKLQNMLEEQLTKNMHLHKDIEVLSQEIVRLSKECVGSPGPDLQPGGAS, from the exons ATGGTGGGGGGAGCCCTTGTGAGG GCTCAGCTCCTGGAACTCCGGACAAATAACTACCAGCTTTCAGATGAACTAcggaagaatggtgttg AACTCACCAGTCTTCGACAGAAGGTTGCCTACCTGGATAAGGAGTTCAACAAAGCTCAGAAG GCACTGAGCAAGAGCAAGAAAGCTCAG GAAGTCGAGGGACTGCTGAGTGAAAATGAGATGCTGCAGGCAAAGCTGCACAGCCAGGAGGAAGACTTCCGTTTGCAGAACAGCACGCTTATGGCTGAGTTCAGcaag TTGTGCAGCCAGATGGAACATCTGGAGCAAGAGAACCAGCAGCTGAAGGATGGCGCTGCCGGGGCAGGGGCTGCCCAAGCTGTGGGCCTCGTGGATGGCGAACTGCTGAGACTGCAGGCGGAGAACACAGCCTTGCAGAAGAATGTGGCAG CCCTGCAGGAGCGCTATGAGAAAGAAGCTGGAAAATCCCCAACTGCCAATGAGGGCCAAGGGGAtcccccagggagcccagcacccaCTGTCCTGTCCCCCATGCCTTTGGCAGAAGTGGAACTGAAAtgggaaatggaaaaggaagaaaagaggttGCTTTGGGAACAACTACAAGGCTTGGAG AGCTTGAAGCAGGCTGAAACATCCAGGCTGCAGGAAGAACTTGCTAAG CTctctgaaaaactgaaaaagaaacaagaaag TTTTTGCCGTCTGCAGACAGAAAAGGAGATGCTGTTCAACGACAGCCG GAATAAGATTGAGGAGTTACAACAGCGGAAGGAAGCTGATCTCAAAGCCCAGTTGGCTCAAACTCAGAAGCTACAGCAAGAACTTGAGGCTGCCAATCAG AGCTTGGTAGAGCTGAGAGATCAGTGTCAGGGGGAACGCCTGGAGCATGCAGCAGCTCTACGAGCCCTACAAGATAAG GTGTCCATCCAGAGCGCAGATGCACAGGAACACGTGGAAGGACTTTTAGCAGAGAACAGTGCCTTGAGGACTAGCCTGGCTGCCCTGGAGCAG ATCCAAACAGCAAAGACGCAAGAACTGAACGTGCTCTGGGAACAGAATACTGGGCTGACAGCTGAGTTGCAGCAGCGGCAAACAGAGTATGAGGACCTCATGGGACAGAAAGATGACCTCAACTCCCAGCTGCAG GAGTCATTACGGGCCAATAGTCGGCTGCTGGAACAACTTCAAGAAGTCGGGCAGGAGAAGGAGCAGTTGACTCAGGAGCTACAGGAGGCTCGGAAG AGTGCTGAGAAGCGGAAAGCCATGCTGGATGAGCTAGCAATGGAGACACTGCAGGAGAAGTCCCAGCACAAGGAAGAGCTGGGAGCGGTCCGACTACAGCATGAGAAGGAGGTGCTGGGGGTGCGCGCCCGCTATGAGCGTGAGCTCCGAGAGCTGCATGAAGACAAGAAACGTCAGGAGGAGGAGCTCCGTGGGCAGATCCGTGAAGAGAAG GCCCGAGCTCAGGAGCTGGAGAATCTCCAGCAGACAGTGGAGGAACTTCAAGTTCAGGTACACTCTATGAATGGAGCCAAGGGCTGGTATGAACGGCGCTTGAAGGAAGCAGAA GAATCTCtacagcagcagcagcaagaCCAAGAGAGAGCCCTCAAACAGTGTCGGGAGCAGCATGCCAGTGAGCTGAAG AGCAAGGAGGAGGAGTTATTGGGTCTGCAGGATCAGCTCCAGCAGGCCCAGGAGGAGCGGGACAGCCACCTGGAAACCATCAGCAACCTGAAGCAG GAGGTGAAGGATACCGTGGATGGACAGCGAATCTTGGAGAAGAAGGGCAGTGCTGCG CTCAAGGACCTCAAGAGGCAGCTACACCTGGAGCGGAAACGGGCGGATAAGCTGCAGGAGCGGCTGCAGGACATCCTCACTAATAGCAAGAGCCGCTCTG GCCTTGAGGAGCTGGTTCTCTCAGAGATGAACTCACCAAGCCGGACCCAGACTGGAGACAGCAGTAGCATCTCCTCCTTCAGCTATCGGGAGATCTTGCGGGAAAAGGAGAGTTCAACTGTTCCAGCCAGG TCCTTGTCCAGCAGCCCTCAGGCCCAGCCGCCAAGGCCCACAGAGCTGTCAGATGAGGAAGTGGCTGAGCTCTTTCAGCGCCTGGCTGAGATGCAGCAGGAGAAGTGGATGCTGGAGGAGAAG GTGAAGCACCTGGAGGTGAGCAGTGCCTCCATGGCAGAAGACCTCTGCCGGAAGAGTGCCATCATTGAGACCTATGTCATGGACAGCCGGATAG ATGTGTCTGTGGCAGCAGGCCACACAGACCGCAGCGGGCTGGGCAGCGTCCTGAGAGACCTAGTGAAGCCAGGTGATGAGAACCTTCGGGAGATGAACAAGAAGCTGCAGAACATGCTAGAGGAGCAGCTCACCAAGAATATGCACTTGCACAAG GACATCGAAGTTCTGTCCCAGGAAATTGTGCGGCTCAGCAAGGAGTGTGTCGGGTCCCCTGGCCCAGACCTACAACCTGGAGGAGCCAGCTAA